In Monomorium pharaonis isolate MP-MQ-018 chromosome 3, ASM1337386v2, whole genome shotgun sequence, a genomic segment contains:
- the LOC105838761 gene encoding paired box protein Pax-1 — protein sequence MDPIILENSNTEIGAQPQQSQQHQQQHQQQYGEVNQLGGVFVNGRPLPNAVRLRIVELAQLGIRPCDISRQLRVSHGCVSKILARYHETGSILPGAIGGSKPRVTTPKVVQYIKQLKLKDPGIFAWEIRDRLLSDGVCDKYNVPSVSSISRILRNKVGTPTTMHHHSHHSAHHHHHHHHHLYAAAAAAGAALCPVPYPPTPYHPTAPPSITHHHHQVGLSSANKLSSSSPPIVHDSGGHQTATNNALQWPSPHTVHDILANSCNVQNSSSSSSPTSSLCSTINNNHHNRHDDSSVNNNNNSNNENNNDHRVSSGYLHHHHPHLTHHQQYYASTLYHHHHHHHTDAVTAATISSTLSVQSIMLQSGTTSQPASPCN from the exons AAAACAGCAATACTGAAATTGGAGCACAACCACAACAATCACAGCAACATCAACAGCAACATCAACAACAATATGGAGAAGTAAATCAATTAGGAGGTGTATTTGTCAATGGAAGACCACTGCCCAATGCTGTCAGATTGAGAATAGTTGAGCTTGCACAATTGGGTATCAGACCATGCGATATCTCACGACAATTACGTGTCAGTCACGGATGTGTTAGTAAAATTCTAGCACGATATCATGAAACGGGTAGTATTTTACCAGGCGCAATTGGTGGCAGCAAACCACGTGTGACTACACCAAAAGTCGTGCAatacattaaacaattaaaattaaaagatccAGGGATTTTTGCCTGGGAAATAAGAGATCGATTGTTATCTGATGGCGTTTGCGACAAATATAATGTCCCATCAGTATCGAGTATATCAAGGATATTGAGAAATAAAGTTGGCACACCGACAACTATGCATCATCATTCACATCATTCAGCTCACCATCAtcaccatcatcatcatcatctcTACGCAGCCGCCGCAGCGGCCGGTGCAGCCCTTTGTCCAGTACCGTATCCACCAACACCTTATCATCCAACAGCGCCGCCTTCCATTAcacatcatcatcatcaag TTGGACTATCGTCAGCCAATAAACTGTCGTCATCGTCGCCTCCAATAGTACATGATAGTGGTGGACATCAAACAGCGACCAACAACGCTTTGCAGTGGCCAAGTCCTCACACTGTACACGACATTCTAGCTAACAGTTGTAATGTACAGAATTCGTCATCATCCTCTTCACCAACATCGTCACTATGCTCCACGATCAACAATAATCATCACAACCGTCACGACGACAGTTctgttaacaataataataatagtaataatgaaaataataatgatcaTAGAGTATCGAGCGGTTATCTTCATCACCATCATCCTCATCTAACACATCATCAACAGTATTATGCCTCAACACtgtatcatcatcatcatcatcatcatacAGATGCTGTAACTGCGGCTACCATATCATCTACTCTTTCTGTACAATCCATTATGTTGCAGTCAGGAACAACAAGCCAGCCAGCCAGTCCTTgtaattag